A window from Anser cygnoides isolate HZ-2024a breed goose chromosome 1, Taihu_goose_T2T_genome, whole genome shotgun sequence encodes these proteins:
- the USF3 gene encoding basic helix-loop-helix domain-containing protein USF3 isoform X6 produces MILDQAFKYITEMKRQNDELLLNGGNNEQAEEIKKLRKQLDELQKENGRYIELLKANDICLYDDPTIHWKGNLKNAKVSVVIPGDQVQKNIIVYSNGSQPNGNNQGASVQGITFNVSHNLQKQTANVVPVQRTCNLVTPVTISGIYPAENKPRSQSTVSPLAPTQPVPAGNVLELSTLENEQGVLATASSQSTSQSGTEQELQSSLSNTSQNDQNLSKSKNDEGCPKLMKKTLLQGISLPSSASTEASQVQQVNATCSKTPNSRNEFQEGCVISNSDTACVPSVRLSSTDSFSSVNILKSTDLVSSAGMPVTSAAEGIKAVTAISTLPASPLENCWSFSGSTGVGASDLKNMSSLTRMPSAGNTQTTWTTLQLAGNTVQPLSQTPSSMMTALLNEPVNGAGTVSPAHSRPLTTSISLNTSLPGDVQAAEQIVVTLPSCPSLPMQPLISQPQVKTQAAGNILSLNSAMQVIQMAQPVASAVTGAPANQNVIILQPPNTTPCPPIVRAEVPSQNVSQQIVIIQAASQNPLPLLSAQPSASVRVPMNGPTAIANSSNSVQNSPLPQTFGGKHLVHILPRPSSLPSSSSTQTFSVTMSNQQHPQTISLNGQLFALQPVMSSSGAANQAPMQIIQPTTSEDPNTNVALNTFGALANLNQSISQMAGQSCLHLSLSHPANPTTVHNQIATVNCVSLPTSVASAISAEGSVLTSASNSINASPKKAAAGLPSNTKSKRTNKKPSTKKHLAVNSKVSCPAIPCKDAGKVDCAPVETVSKHANGEGLSENMPAASQALATSQASGVAAPSGTSISDCHSKESECSEQAAGSCPVPELPSAELPASSPLQPTVSEPLVLDPPAAKDAAPLPQARRSQSNPPTASALSESSAPCEPPGTLMTSRTEAHMTNSQVAGMTAAQSSAADHTSKAGAISESCNVAQDSSIIMQDADLLEGQGLTKMLSDLTKESTAEEKNSSFTVQGEHSNFPMENSKSAESNVDLPEKQELLLMNSEGDSLSQHHTCISDQEVVSASLIASRQADSPMSTSSGSSRGFSVASMLPDTTREDVTSSTSTSTCNNCTFSEQPDIVALAARAIFDQENLEKGGGGIQVNMRDAISKSTEVASLEREQPTFKPLPAKESNAGPLETASNKFSAQDTVQTNVDRQVEKPSCSVGGVETSNTSLQISASQSPSITSLSVNNLIHQSRIVHPLVSCSSLSQPSEPPSVPATVSLSLPSSSYVNQSPGPAMMNEYAQEQLNAIRANTMQAPQLQESHLKQQGHEGRKDSAKRAVQDDLLLSTAKRQKQCQTAPIRLEGMALMNRTPESIADQTQMLVSQIPPNSSNSVPSVSNQGHTDGLNRLFPSNSNFVTPALRQTEVQCSSQTSVSEQQGQAGQHLQPIQHGPSQGISHLHSNHPYLKQQQAGQLRERHHLYQLQHHVTHGENSVHSQPHGVHQQRTIQQEVQMQKKRNLIQGSQATQLSLQQKHHGSDQTRQKGGQPHPHHQQMQQQMQQHFGAPQPEKNCENPATSRNHHNHPQSHINQEIMHQQQQDVSSRQQGSASEHVSGHNQMQRLMTSRGLEQQMVSQASIVTRPSDMTCTPHRQERNRVSSYSAEALIGKTPSNSEQRIGISLQGPRVSDQLEMRSYLDVSRNKGLVIHNMQGRISVDHTVGSDVQRLSDCQTFKPAGPNQQPTGNFDVQASRNSEIGNSVSSLRGMQSQAFRIGQNTGPSIERQKRLPYQPVQGIPTGNTLPSRENENTCHQSFMQSLLAPHLGEQVSGSQRSLPEHQRNTQCGASSTIEYNCPPARESVHIRRDGDGQNRESCDMSIGSINTRNSSLNIPFSSSSSSGDIQGRNTSPNISVQKSNPMRMTESHGTKSHMNTPVSSNMHGVVRSTHPHPAVSHGNGEQGQPSVRQPNSSVTQRSRHPLQDNGGSKIRQPERNRSGNQRHGNVFDPSLPHLPLSTSGSMILGRQQSAIEKRGSIVRFMSDGPQVSNDNAAPDQHTLSQNFGFPFIPEGGMNPPINANASFIPPVTQPSATRTPALIPVDPQNTLPSFYPPYSPAHPTLSNDISIPYFPNQMFPNPSTEKPSSGGLNNRFGSILSPPRPVGFAQPSFPLLPDMPPMHMTNTSHLSNFNLTSLFPEIATALPPDGSAMSPLLSIANTSASDSSKQSSNRPAHNISHILGHDCSSAV; encoded by the exons ATGATCCTGGACCAAGCCTTTAAGtatattacagaaatgaaaagacagaATGATGAACTTCTGTTAAATGGAGGGAACAACGAACAGG CTGAAGAGATAAAAAAACTCCGGAAACAATTGGATGAACTTCAGAAGGAAAACGGGAGATATATCGAACTACTGAAAGCAAATGATATTTGCCTGTATGATGATCCTACAATCCACTGGAAGGGGAATCTCAAAAATGCAAAGGTTTCAGTTGTTATTCCTGGTGATCAGGTTCAAAAGAACATCATCGTCTATTCAAATGGGAGTCAACCCAATGGAAATAACCAGGGAGCATCTGTCCAGGGAATAACGTTTAACGTTAGTCataatttacaaaaacaaacagccaaTGTTGTGCCAGTTCAGAGAACTTGCAACTTAGTGACTCCTGTGACGATTTCTGGTATTTACCCTGCAGAAAACAAGCCACGGTCTCAGAGTACGGTTTCTCCACTGGCACCCACTCAGCCAGTCCCAGCAGGGAATGTTCTTGAGCTTTCCACCCTAGAGAATGAGCAAGGTGTGCTTGCTACTGCCAGCTCACAGAGCACTTCTCAATCTGGAACAGAACAGGAACTACAGAGTTCTCTAAGTAATACATCACAGAATGATCAAAATCTCTCCAAAAGTAAAAATGATGAGGGGTGCCCgaaattaatgaagaaaacactCCTGCAGGGAATCAGCCTTCCTTCCAGTGCCTCCACGGAAGCCTCTCAAGTTCAACAGGTGAATGCAACCTGTTCAAAAACACCCAATTCTAGGAATGAATTTCAAGAAGGCTGTGTAATTTCAAACAGTGACACAGCTTGCGTGCCATCTGTGAGACTGTCTAGTACAGATAGCTTTTCCTCTGTAAATATCCTCAAAAGTACAGACTTGGTAAGTAGTGCTGGAATGCCTGTGacttctgcagcagaaggaatTAAGGCTGTAACGGCAATAAGCACTCTGCCTGCCAGTCCCCTAGAGAACTGCTGGTCTTTTTCAGGCTCTACAGGTGTTGGTGCTTCAGACTTGAAAAACATGAGTAGCCTTACACGGATGCCTTCAGCTGGAAACACACAGACCACGTGGACAACTTTGCAGCTAGCAGGAAATACTGTTCAGCCACTAAGCCAAACACCATCCAGTATGATGACTGCGCTACTAAATGAGCCAGTTAATGGCGCTGGTACTGTatctcctgctcacagcaggcCTTTGACTACAAGCATTAGTCTAAATACTTCTCTGCCTGGAGATGTGCAGGCAGCTGAACAAATTGTAGTTACCTTGCCCTCATGTCCGTCCTTACCTATGCAGCCATTAATCAGCCAGCCACAGGTTAAAACTCAGGCTGCAGGAAATATCCTTTCATTAAATTCAGCTATGCAGGTAATTCAAATGGCTCAGCCAGTTGCGTCAGCCGTAACAGGAGCACCAGCCAACCAGAATGTCATAATTCTCCAGCCTCCAAACACCACTCCATGCCCTCCAATCGTGAGAGCAGAAGTTCCTAGCCAAAATGTCAGTCAACAAATTGTAATTATACAAGCTGCTAGTCAGaatcctcttcctctcctctctgcccAGCCTTCTGCTTCAGTAAGAGTTCCCATGAATGGGCCTACTGCAATCGCAAACTCTAGCAACTCTGTACAAAATTCCCCTCTTCCACAGACTTTTGGAGGGAAACACCTTGTTCATATATTACCAAGACCATCCTCTTTGCCATCTTCTAGCTCTacacaaacattttcagttaCAATGTCAAATCAACAGCATCCTCAAACTATCTCATTAAATGGGCAGCTTTTTGCATTGCAGCCTGTGATGTCTTCATCTGGAGCTGCAAATCAAGCCCCTATGCAAATTATTCAACCCACCACCAGCGAAGATCCAAATACCAACGTTGCCCTCAATACATTTGGTGCTTTAGCTAACCTCAATCAAAGCATATCACAAATGGCTGGACAAAGCTGCTTACACTTGTCTCTCAGCCACCCTGCCAATCCCACAACTGTCCATAACCAGATCGCCACAGTTAACTGTGTGTCATTACCAACTTCGGTGGCATCTGCAATATCTGCAGAGGGTTCAGTATTAACTAGTGCATCTAATTCAATAAATGCTTCCCccaaaaaagctgctgctggtttGCCATCTAATACAAAATCAAAAAGGACAAACAAAAAGCCGAGTACTAAAAAACACCTAGCAGTCAACAGTAAAGTTTCCTGTCCAGCAATTCCTTGCAAAGATGCGGGGAAGGTAGATTGTGCTCCTGTGGAAACTGTGTCAAAGCATGCAAACGGTGAGGGGCTGTCTGAAAACATGCCGGCAGCATCGCAAGCTTTAGCTACGTCGCAGGCGAGTGGTGTGGCAGCACCAAGTGGCACGAGCATTTCTGACTGTCATTCCAAAGAGTCTGAGTGCTCTGAGCAGGCAGCCGGATCCTGCCCTGTGCCAGAGCTGCCGTCGGCAGAGCTGCCGGCTTCCTcgcccctgcagcccacggtgTCTGAACCATTGGTGCTGGACCCGCCGGCTGCCAAAGATGCTGCTCCTCTCCCGCAGGCGCGTCGGTCTCAGAGCAATCCACCTACTGCCTCTGCCTTGTCAGAGTCTTCTGCTCCCTGTGAACCCCCTGGAACCTTAATGACTTCTCGTACTGAAGCACATATGACAAATTCTCAGGTTGCTGGGatgacagcagcacagagcagcgcAGCAGACCATACTTCCAAAGCAGGAGCAATTTCGGAGTCCTGCAATGTTGCACAGGATTCTTCAATTATCATGCAAGATGCAGACTTGTTAGAGGGGCAGGGTCTAACCAAAATGCTGTCTGATCTCACAAAAGAAAgtacagctgaggaaaaaaactcttcttttaCGGTTCAGGGGGAGCATTCTAATTTTCCCATGGAAAACTCTAAATCAGCGGAATCAAATGTTGATTTGCCTGAGAAGCAGGAACTTTTGTTAATGAACTCAGAGGGAGATTCTCTCTCCCAGCATCACACCTGCATTTCTGATCAGGAAGTAGTTAGTGCTTCCCTAAttgccagcaggcaggcagactCCCCAATGTCAACCAGTTCTGGTAGCAGTCGAGGCTTCTCAGTGGCGTCGATGTTGCCAGATACCACCAGAGAAGATGTTACAAGCAGCACATCAACCAGTACATGTAACAACTGCACATTTTCAGAACAACCCGACATTGTAGCTCTTGCAGCAAGAGCTATTTTTGATCAAGAAAACCTCGAGAAAGGTGGAGGAGGAATACAAGTTAATATGAGGGATGCCATCTCTAAGTCAACTGAGGTTGCATCTTTGGAGAGAGAACAACCGACTTTTAAACCTTTACCAGCGAAAGAAAGCAATGCAGGGCCATTAGAAACAGCATCAAACAAATTCAGTGCTCAGGATACAGTGCAAACAAATGTTGATAGACAAGTTGAAAAACCAAGCTGTTCTGTAGGAGGTGTGGAAACCTCAAACACTTCTTTGCAGATTTCAGCCTCCCAGTCACCAAGCATAACCAGTTTAAGCGTGAATAATCTAATACACCAGAGTCGCATTGTCCATCCCCTTGTGAGTTGCTCAAGTTTATCCCAGCCTTCAGAGCCACCAAGTGTTCCTGCAACGGTGAGTCTCTCCCTTCCATCTAGTTCATATGTCAACCAGTCTCCAGGACCAGCTATGATGAATGAATACGCTCAGGAGCAACTGAATGCTATTAGGGCAAACACCATGCaggctccccagctgcaggaatCACACTTAAAGCAGCAAGGCCATGAAGGTCGCAAAGACTCAGCCAAGCGGGCTGTTCAAGATGACCTTCTGCTCTCTACAGCAAAGAGGCAAAAGCAGTGCCAGACAGCACCTATAAGGCTCGAAGGCATGGCACTGATGAACCGAACACCAGAGAGCATTGCTGATCAAACGCAGATGCTAGTCAGTCAGATTCCTCCTAATTCATCAAATTCAGTGCCGTCAGTGAGCAATCAAGGGCACACGGATGGCCTTAATAGGTTATTCCCATCAAACAGCAACTTTGTAACACCAGCTTTGAGACAAACTGAAGTTCAGTGCAGCTCTCAAACATCAGTTTCAGAACAGCAAGGTCAAGCAGGGCAGCACTTGCAGCCGATTCAGCACGGTCCTTCTCAAGGCATATCTCATCTTCACAGTAATCATCCATACTTAAAACAACAGCAGGCTGGACAGTTAAGAGAAAGGCACCACTTGTATCAGCTGCAGCACCATGTCACTCATGGGGAAAACTCAGTCCACTCTCAACCCCACGGTGTCCACCAGCAGCGAACAATACAGCAGGAGGTGCAAATGCAAAAGAAACGAAATCTTATCCAGGGAAGCCAAGCCACACAACTTTCTCTACAGCAGAAACACCATGGAAGTGATCAGACACGACAAAAAGGTGGTCAGCCTCATCCTCACCACCAGCaaatgcagcagcagatgcagcagcaCTTTGGAGCTCCTCAGCCTGAAAAGAACTGTGAAAATCCCGCAACAAGCAGAAACCACCATAACCACCCTCAGAGCCATATAAACCAGGAAATTATGCATCAACAGCAACAAGATGTTAGCAGCAGACAGCAAGGTTCAGCTTCTGAACATGTGTCAGGGCATAATCAGATGCAGAGGCTTATGACCTCGAGGGGCTTAGAGCAGCAAATGGTGTCTCAGGCAAGTATTGTAACCAGACCATCAGATATGACTTGCACTCCTCATAGGCAGGAGAGAAACAGAGTATCCAGCTACTCTGCTGAAGCACTCATCGGGAAGACACCCTCTAATTCAGAACAGAGAATAGGAATATCTCTTCAAGGCCCTAGAGTTTCTGACCAGCTTGAAATGAGAAGCTATCTAGATGTTTCTAGAAATAAAGGGTTGGTCATTCATAATATGCAGGGCCGTATATCTGTTGATCATACGGTTGGCTCAGATGTGCAACGGCTTTCTGATTGTCAGACATTTAAGCCAGCAGGACCCAATCAACAACCAACAGGCAATTTTGATGTACAAGCCTCAAGGAACAGTGAAATTGGTAATTCTGTGTCATCCCTCAGGGGCATGCAGTCGCAAGCTTTCCGAATTGGTCAAAATACTGGGCCGTCTATAGAAAGACAGAAGAGATTGCCTTACCAGCCAGTACAGGGTATTCCAACAGGAAATACCCTTCCAtcaagggaaaatgaaaatacatgcCACCAAAGTTTTATGCAGAGTTTACTTGCCCCTCACCTTGGAGAGCAAGTTAGTGGAAGCCAAAGATCACTCCCAGAGCATCAAAGGAATACGCAGTGTGGTGCGTCCTCCACGATCGAGTACAACTGTCCCCCAGCGCGAGAGAGTGTCCACATCCGAAGAGATGGTGATGGTCAGAATAGGGAAAGCTGTGACATGTCTATCGGTTCAATTAACACAAGGAACAGTTctttaaatattcctttctcaagttcttcttcttCGGGAGATATTCAGGGTCGAAATACAAGCCCAAACATTTCTGTACAGAAGTCCAATCCCATGAGGATGACCGAGAGTCATGGAACGAAGAGTCACATGAATACACCTGTTTCTAGCAACATGCATGGAGTCGTGAGGTCCACTCACCCTCACCCTGCAGTTTCTCATGGAAATGGTGAACAAGGGCAACCATCCGTTCGTCAGCCAAATTCTTCAGTTACTCAGCGATCGAGGCATCCTCTGCAAGATAATGGAGGCTCTAAAATACGTCAGCCTGAAAGGAACCGATCTGGAAATCAAAGACATGGAAATGTCTTTGACCCTAGTCTTCCCCATCTTCCCCTGTCTACCAGTGGCAGTATGATCCTCGGGCGCCAGCAGTCTGCGAtagaaaaaagaggaagcatTGTCCGCTTTATGTCTGATGGCCCTCAGGTGTCTAATGATAACGCAGCCCCTGACCAACACACGCTCTCTCAGAACTTTGGCTTCCCTTTTATTCCAGAGGGTGGCATGAATCCACCAATAAATGCCAATGCATCTTTCATCCCACCAGTTACTCAGCCTAGTGCCACTCGAACACCAGCCCTAATCCCAGTCGATCCTCAAAATACGCTGCCATCCTTCTACCCGCCATACTCTCCCGCCCATCCCACTCTTTCCAATGACATTTCTATCCCTTACTTTCCCAATCAAATGTTTCCTAATCCAAGCACAGAAAAGCCAAGTAGTGGAGGTTTGAACAATCGATTTGGATCCATTTTGTCCCCTCCGCGGCCTGTTGGTTTTGCTCAGCCgagttttcctttgcttccGGATATGCCGCCCATGCACATGACCAATACGTCACACTTATCCAATTTTAACTTGACGTCTTTGTTTCCAGAAATAGCCACAGCTCTTCCTCCAGATGGTTCAGCAATGTCGCCTTTGCTTTCCATTGCAAACACATCTGCTTCAGATTCTTCCAAGCAGTCATCAAACCGACCTGCCCACAATATAAGCCATATTCTAGGTCACGATTGCAGTTCAGCTGTATGA